From Candidatus Amoebophilus asiaticus 5a2, the proteins below share one genomic window:
- a CDS encoding SEL1-like repeat protein, which produces MKQERPLINRLGTHILVSAILLFLVIGFLEGCSESYNHIIPNSKRSKDSKSKSVTQPPSSNNTEASKGAYLQADKKYDSYFNKLPAEILQEGQLHPNNTSTNQYKVTFFDSPTDSFIENEDDTSNIVEPSFEKDQQLVSKTPINQNKGFLAKDLLSNQHREAKKQAMQEKEVQLINKIFGVQGGYIVRFYKERNIWKAEVTDDASTKFHLIANLGEDEELIENINRLLTIDNYQPDKPPSKLIQVVFPTASQAGVVYIGGLLGGSRKKIKRITVSSSSSSGEGEKGQEENKQEQARKELENKLKNILSQLDKLDSKKDKAKYNNAKEFLLSFPWEQYKQYLGNQETTEQGSELLEWATIYYKKIAKTKNSTAAKALIKLRALGLYVPNNLDKHAIEWYQQAVESAIQGTELNFGEFQASAKKEFKLSIEDLERRKKKRTTSEPSWQGPMRISDLIVMDLDVNKAPGEVAWGGNYDSFKEANADMIFGPLFEYANTRKYEDAIMTIDPSGKGTDETAYCVAKRCGDYYYIMDVGGMAGSYARENLESEDEENPKHSLGNSPEVLKKLILIAQEYGVSRIIVENNNDKSFVKLLEKEMLELESSKDVKFRVIKFDSVHQGKNKEKRILETLRPLLINHQIVINREALKNDFESKPQDNLYYKFFYQLMSIVKNKAHSTSYFDGRKPLHDDRVDAVADAIRYLKDRKDNLDNTKEDLKKLKDRSRKGNIDAQFELARRYKDGIGVSENFEAAIGLYELIAGNKNIEKKKDKYTEALFNLAQLYQIKWKEQQIQIEQEKQKKGKEKNKSEEYSLEQISEFYRRAADQGHAGARYELGRLYEKGLVKQKAHKGKGENKTNASIAINMFEIAVDKGHAKAAYRLGKIYQNGLLELEKNPIKAMKYYTTAANMGNMKAKLYLANMYYEGKGIEQDYKKAKKYYKGAAEFGYLEAQIRLADMYYEDQEGQNYIKAFKWYQEAAIQGSQEAQYRLGKMYENAWGIKRKDLEQALRWYKAAAEQEHIDAQFEVGRLYENMDDYIEASEWYEKVASQGHAEACFKLGNLLLGDKLGEMDETRAIELFETAADQGHANAKLRLALMYSLGKGVEKDEAKALEYYESDDVLPTELLENIVKRERADS; this is translated from the coding sequence ATGAAACAAGAGCGTCCGTTAATTAATCGGTTAGGCACCCATATTTTAGTTTCAGCAATCTTGCTATTTCTAGTTATAGGATTTTTAGAAGGCTGTTCAGAGTCTTATAACCATATTATTCCTAATTCAAAAAGATCAAAAGATTCCAAGTCTAAATCCGTTACCCAACCGCCTTCTTCTAATAATACAGAAGCATCAAAAGGCGCCTATTTACAAGCAGACAAAAAGTATGATTCTTATTTTAATAAGCTACCTGCTGAAATACTACAAGAAGGCCAACTACATCCGAATAACACTAGTACTAACCAGTATAAAGTTACTTTTTTTGACTCGCCAACTGATTCCTTTATAGAGAATGAGGATGATACCTCAAATATTGTAGAACCTTCTTTTGAAAAGGATCAACAGTTAGTATCTAAAACCCCTATAAATCAAAATAAAGGTTTCTTGGCTAAAGATCTGCTTTCTAATCAGCATAGAGAAGCTAAAAAACAAGCTATGCAAGAAAAAGAGGTACAGCTGATAAATAAGATCTTTGGAGTTCAAGGAGGGTATATAGTTAGATTTTATAAAGAGAGAAATATATGGAAAGCTGAAGTAACAGATGATGCATCTACGAAGTTTCACTTAATAGCTAATTTAGGAGAAGATGAAGAATTAATAGAAAATATAAACAGATTACTTACTATAGATAACTACCAACCCGACAAACCCCCTTCAAAGCTTATCCAAGTTGTTTTTCCGACCGCTTCCCAAGCAGGTGTTGTATATATAGGAGGTTTACTAGGAGGAAGTAGAAAAAAAATAAAAAGAATAACCGTTTCCTCTTCTTCCTCTTCTGGTGAAGGTGAAAAAGGACAGGAAGAAAATAAGCAAGAACAAGCTAGAAAAGAGCTAGAGAATAAGCTAAAAAACATACTGAGCCAACTTGATAAACTTGACTCTAAAAAAGATAAGGCTAAATATAATAATGCTAAGGAGTTCTTATTAAGTTTCCCATGGGAACAATATAAACAATATTTAGGCAATCAAGAGACTACAGAACAAGGTTCAGAACTTCTTGAATGGGCAACTATATATTATAAGAAAATTGCCAAAACTAAAAACTCAACAGCGGCAAAGGCTCTTATAAAATTAAGAGCTCTAGGTTTATATGTGCCTAACAATTTAGATAAACACGCAATTGAGTGGTATCAACAAGCAGTTGAAAGTGCTATTCAAGGCACAGAGTTAAATTTTGGAGAATTTCAAGCAAGCGCAAAAAAGGAATTCAAACTATCTATAGAAGACTTAGAAAGAAGAAAGAAGAAAAGAACAACATCAGAACCTAGTTGGCAAGGCCCTATGCGGATATCTGATCTAATTGTAATGGATTTAGATGTTAATAAGGCACCTGGGGAGGTGGCATGGGGAGGGAATTACGATTCATTTAAAGAAGCTAATGCAGACATGATTTTTGGTCCCTTGTTTGAGTATGCGAATACACGCAAATATGAGGATGCCATTATGACTATTGATCCTTCTGGAAAAGGTACTGATGAAACGGCATATTGTGTGGCCAAACGATGTGGAGATTACTATTATATTATGGATGTTGGAGGAATGGCCGGGAGTTATGCTAGGGAGAATTTGGAATCTGAAGATGAAGAAAACCCCAAGCACAGCTTAGGAAATAGTCCAGAGGTTTTAAAAAAATTAATACTAATTGCCCAAGAATATGGTGTTAGCAGAATAATTGTTGAAAATAACAATGATAAATCTTTTGTGAAGCTCTTAGAGAAAGAGATGCTAGAATTAGAATCTTCTAAGGATGTAAAATTCAGGGTGATAAAATTTGATTCAGTCCATCAAGGAAAAAACAAAGAAAAAAGAATCTTAGAAACGCTTCGTCCTTTGTTAATCAATCATCAAATTGTTATTAATCGAGAGGCACTTAAAAATGATTTTGAATCTAAGCCCCAAGATAATCTGTACTATAAATTCTTTTATCAATTAATGTCAATAGTAAAAAATAAAGCTCACTCAACAAGTTATTTTGATGGACGCAAACCTTTACATGATGATCGGGTAGATGCTGTAGCAGATGCTATACGTTATTTGAAAGATAGAAAAGATAACCTAGATAATACCAAAGAGGACTTAAAAAAACTAAAAGACCGTTCAAGAAAAGGAAATATTGATGCACAATTTGAATTAGCCAGAAGGTATAAAGATGGAATAGGAGTATCAGAAAATTTTGAGGCAGCAATAGGATTGTATGAACTGATTGCTGGGAATAAAAACATTGAAAAGAAAAAAGATAAGTATACAGAGGCTCTCTTTAATTTGGCTCAACTGTATCAAATTAAATGGAAGGAACAGCAAATACAAATAGAGCAAGAAAAGCAAAAAAAAGGAAAAGAAAAGAATAAAAGTGAGGAGTACTCTTTAGAGCAAATAAGTGAATTCTATAGAAGAGCAGCTGATCAAGGACATGCAGGAGCACGTTATGAATTAGGTAGACTCTATGAAAAAGGCTTAGTAAAACAAAAAGCACATAAGGGAAAAGGAGAAAATAAAACTAATGCTTCTATTGCAATCAATATGTTTGAGATAGCGGTGGACAAAGGTCATGCTAAAGCAGCTTATAGACTAGGTAAGATATATCAAAACGGTTTGTTAGAATTAGAAAAAAACCCTATTAAAGCAATGAAATATTATACAACTGCTGCTAATATGGGAAATATGAAAGCTAAGCTTTATTTAGCAAATATGTATTATGAGGGTAAGGGTATAGAGCAAGATTATAAAAAAGCTAAAAAATATTATAAAGGCGCAGCTGAATTTGGTTACTTGGAAGCACAGATCAGACTAGCCGATATGTATTATGAGGATCAGGAAGGGCAAAACTATATAAAAGCTTTTAAATGGTATCAAGAAGCTGCTATTCAAGGAAGTCAAGAAGCACAATATAGGCTAGGTAAGATGTATGAGAATGCCTGGGGCATAAAAAGAAAGGACTTAGAACAAGCACTTCGCTGGTACAAAGCGGCAGCTGAGCAAGAGCATATAGATGCTCAGTTTGAAGTAGGTAGACTTTATGAAAATATGGATGATTACATTGAGGCATCTGAATGGTATGAAAAGGTGGCTAGCCAAGGTCATGCAGAAGCTTGTTTTAAATTAGGCAACCTCTTACTGGGTGATAAATTAGGAGAAATGGATGAAACTAGGGCAATTGAATTGTTTGAAACAGCTGCTGACCAGGGTCATGCAAATGCAAAACTGCGTCTAGCTTTAATGTACTCACTTGGTAAAGGGGTAGAAAAAGATGAAGCTAAAGCATTAGAGTATTATGAGTCCGATGATGTATTACCAACTGAGCTCTTAGAGAATATTGTTAAAAGAGAACGGGCCGATAGTTAA
- a CDS encoding recombinase family protein — protein MRTFGYARVSTSQQSLDIQIKALEEAGAQAHRIFTDKSTGSNTEREGLQLLRLKIEKGDLILVKKLDRLGRDTLDMVQLVKEFDGIGVAIRFLDDGISTEGAMGKMVVTILAAVAQAERQRILERTNEGRLEAKANNIRFGRKRSVDREKVIGLYKAGVGATQIARQTNVGRSTVYKLLSETSTSL, from the coding sequence ATGAGAACTTTTGGCTATGCTCGTGTTTCAACCAGCCAACAATCACTTGATATTCAAATCAAGGCTCTTGAAGAAGCTGGAGCCCAAGCTCACCGAATATTTACCGATAAATCAACGGGCAGTAATACCGAGCGAGAAGGTTTACAACTGCTTAGACTTAAAATAGAAAAAGGAGATCTGATACTCGTTAAAAAGCTAGACCGTTTGGGTAGGGATACGCTCGATATGGTGCAGCTTGTGAAAGAATTTGATGGCATAGGGGTAGCTATCCGTTTCCTCGATGATGGTATTTCAACAGAAGGTGCAATGGGTAAAATGGTGGTCACTATTCTTGCAGCAGTTGCTCAAGCAGAAAGGCAACGAATACTTGAAAGGACCAATGAAGGAAGGCTTGAGGCAAAAGCTAACAATATAAGGTTCGGAAGAAAAAGATCAGTCGACAGGGAAAAGGTTATTGGTCTTTATAAGGCGGGTGTTGGGGCTACTCAAATAGCTAGGCAGACAAATGTTGGAAGGTCTACAGTTTATAAATTGTTAAGTGAAACTTCGACTTCCTTGTAA
- a CDS encoding protein kinase domain-containing protein: MKNNHHFGQSLMGCVFLASLILQSCVNLTNSPIPIKKGQTDHTQEIIPQIAIRSIVDIEFTTKGGHLITFYEKTGRLQAEVIEQNEGLSKVHMLPVYIEEGMDIAQVAQLNEAAQKRFIHINLPKRKDSGSIWIGHAGLKGGSNTGKNKGKEKLKDDQYQALEEKKLIAQAGQLISSKQEINHLKAKGEGNSPSEFNKTYDLSVPVEKELHATSSIKEEQKQLIHANLAKSEQTGYLQVGGMELKRENHLVLPGYKLLHCLHEGTSSNIYRAVRLSDECPVVIKVSTQKVLTEKKAQRFRREFELGQQVHSPYVVRYLELKQDAAYGMAIVMEDDQAVELNAILPPTGFSNQEFLEIAIQIVEGLQAIHAANIIHSDLKLNNILIQPTTNLIKIIDFNRSSTLRQERPPTMPMMVGTLTYISPEQTGRVNRSVDYRTDFYSLGVTFYRLLCGEPPFTAKDALGLIHQHLARQPIPAHQHKPTVALSLSRMVMKLLEKEAENRYQSCEGILHDLIVCLSAFKETGAIPEFELGQQDFSSKLTLSQNLYGREKEIKTLEKAFERVSEGRCEALMVAGEPGVGKTMLIQEIQKPIALQHGYFITGKFDQLNKNVAYSAFAQAFNSLVQQWLTEDQTSIMQWKIRLMESLGTQASLLIKVIPSLALLIDEQPETAIADMSQAKNVLNWIFQEFIKFCTTPSHPLVIFLDDLQWADQASLELMTYLMTQPSIKHLLWIGAYRDTEVTPSHPALQSITALQEASITVQTLTLAPLQLKNLCQWITDSLHKSIMDAQPLVELIFQKTAGNPFFVKLFLQSLYDEQLLTFAPQSHWQWDLDKIRQHPATENVITLMTYQIQQLPVSTQQALSIASCIGHRLVLSTLQTAMACSHQELEKSLQPALNSGILIQTDHEIYFAHDRVQEAAYHLLPETIKTRTHLMIGRRLLVSPTSEEKLLSDIVAQFNRCCSLVTDSQERLHIARLNLKSGQKAKQSTAYGVALDYLHTIPKWIDTEILWQSDYPLAFTFHKELAEVEYLGGYMDTSQAIIADMQPRLQSNLDKVDIYHLLIIQKTLQGHYQEAIALGHKTLQLLGIWLPLDNLTEFIQKATDDIKQKLHNIPLSSLLNAPLVVEPEKKALLKILESLVAACYFAGSELLTAATLMSIDLALTYGHAPESCLGYTVYGSLLCNRFEEHALGYEFGQLSIQLAKKLQAPAQHCKSLLIMLALISPWSKSIQQLPALLTDGYKVGLACGELEYAGHCVSMKAQLLFYQGMSLAKVQQEILPLLQFTYNTKNQVAINTIQTVQRLVVNLIGNTLDEWNFDADAITEARFKKSCQQASSFYSLCLYQILKAQTFYLYGHFKQAFGQLALVKQHLVLILSQYATALFNWYDSLVRLALYPTSSIADQQIYLQQVIKNQQQMQKWQASCPANFAHKYALVEAEIFKLQENYQQAEAYYDQAIELADRHGFIQEKALAAELAAKYWLTRGKTLSAQGYLNTAFNGYKQWGAKRKLMQFKTQYEYLLKDLVPPSLSYLTVNQETTLSSNTLRYLDLSSILKASQTISSEIELPKLLRNMMQIIIENAGAQQGAVLFVEAGDTVVVQAEYASDNTITTLQKIPLADWEHGAHTVIQYVKRLHQSVVLDNATIHEQFKIDPYINRTQAKSILCIPLLKQTELRAILYLENNLMTHAFTPEHMQTVLILTAQIAISLENARYVAEQLALTQQLAEQSTRRKIAEESLHVVTHDLKLALEASQAGTWSWWIDSNKVVWDATMYALFGLTPDTFRGTFEEVRERVHPEDKEQFEKNIDNCVKQSTPHSIDYRVIWPDGSQHMITAHGQVYRDTTSGSPIKMTGVCLDITERKKLEQDRLEALQQAKEKEQQRADEAERYFKQQEEFINTVCHEIRNPMNGISNTVVFLEEKITSLKKLKESLPGSFQPELKELLPTLEEDIQTIQHCVNHQLVVINGVLNLSRLEAGKEKLLLKPFKPKTIIEESILLFTSQLKTKQLNLIIDLPKQAIAIQGDPERFKMILINLISNAIKFTEKGHIKISFQTQAVDSTHVELVIRVEDTGIGMTPEEQSCLFQRFSRPLSSQYEGSGLGLAISKKLLDLMGGTIQVDSVKGQGSTFTIHLTCEMVDIGEKLIYQKPPAPLPILPPIAVKHILIVEDNIVNQKILRRQLEAAGYTCMVADNGQKAIEAIGAIEEVETLEQWNLAAFDLILMDLEMPVMGGIEATGWIRKKEQQLGVPSIPIIGLSAYAEEIYGETAKKAGMDAYNTKPYRKEELLKTIQSLLSRPLEPASE, from the coding sequence ATGAAGAACAACCATCATTTTGGCCAGTCATTAATGGGCTGTGTTTTCCTGGCGAGTTTAATTTTGCAAAGTTGCGTTAACCTCACTAATTCACCTATTCCTATAAAAAAAGGTCAAACAGATCATACACAAGAAATAATTCCTCAAATAGCTATTCGATCTATAGTAGATATAGAATTTACCACAAAAGGGGGTCATTTGATTACTTTTTATGAAAAAACAGGAAGATTACAAGCTGAAGTAATAGAACAAAATGAAGGTTTAAGCAAAGTCCATATGCTGCCTGTTTATATAGAAGAAGGAATGGATATCGCACAAGTAGCCCAATTAAATGAAGCAGCACAAAAAAGATTTATCCATATAAATTTACCGAAGCGGAAAGACTCTGGTTCTATTTGGATTGGCCATGCGGGATTGAAAGGGGGCAGTAATACAGGCAAAAATAAAGGCAAAGAAAAATTAAAAGATGATCAGTACCAGGCGTTAGAAGAGAAAAAACTTATAGCTCAGGCAGGTCAGCTGATTAGTTCTAAACAAGAAATCAACCATCTCAAAGCCAAAGGAGAAGGGAATTCCCCTTCAGAATTTAACAAAACATATGATTTATCAGTACCTGTAGAGAAAGAACTGCATGCAACAAGCTCGATCAAGGAGGAACAAAAGCAACTTATCCATGCGAATTTAGCTAAAAGCGAGCAGACAGGATATTTGCAGGTAGGTGGTATGGAATTAAAAAGAGAAAACCATTTAGTTCTACCTGGTTATAAATTACTCCATTGTTTACATGAGGGAACCTCCTCGAATATCTATCGGGCCGTACGTCTTTCAGATGAGTGCCCAGTCGTAATTAAAGTCAGCACCCAAAAAGTGTTGACTGAGAAAAAGGCACAACGCTTTCGGCGAGAATTTGAATTAGGCCAGCAGGTCCATTCCCCGTATGTAGTTCGCTATCTGGAGCTCAAACAAGATGCAGCGTATGGTATGGCCATAGTCATGGAAGATGATCAGGCCGTGGAGTTGAATGCTATCCTTCCACCCACAGGGTTTTCCAACCAGGAATTTTTAGAAATCGCTATTCAAATTGTTGAGGGCTTACAGGCTATCCATGCTGCAAATATCATTCACAGTGATCTCAAACTGAACAACATCCTCATTCAACCAACAACTAATCTTATCAAAATCATTGATTTTAATCGCTCTTCTACCTTGCGACAGGAAAGACCTCCTACCATGCCAATGATGGTAGGCACCTTAACCTATATCTCACCCGAGCAAACAGGGCGAGTTAACCGGAGTGTGGATTACCGTACGGATTTTTATTCTTTAGGTGTTACCTTTTATCGGCTGCTCTGTGGCGAGCCACCCTTTACAGCCAAAGATGCGCTGGGACTCATTCATCAGCACTTAGCCAGACAGCCCATACCTGCTCACCAACATAAACCAACTGTTGCGCTATCTCTGTCTCGGATGGTGATGAAATTACTGGAGAAAGAAGCGGAGAACCGATACCAAAGTTGTGAAGGCATACTGCATGATTTAATAGTCTGCCTGTCAGCCTTTAAGGAAACGGGCGCTATTCCTGAATTTGAACTAGGCCAACAGGATTTTTCAAGTAAACTCACCTTGTCCCAAAACTTATACGGCCGTGAAAAAGAAATTAAAACCTTAGAAAAAGCTTTTGAACGGGTTAGCGAAGGAAGATGTGAAGCTTTGATGGTCGCTGGTGAACCTGGAGTGGGTAAAACCATGCTGATCCAGGAGATCCAAAAGCCGATTGCCTTGCAGCATGGCTATTTTATAACGGGCAAATTTGACCAGTTGAATAAAAACGTGGCCTATAGTGCCTTCGCCCAGGCTTTTAATAGTTTAGTTCAGCAATGGCTGACTGAAGACCAAACTAGTATCATGCAATGGAAAATTCGGTTGATGGAATCATTAGGAACGCAAGCGTCATTGCTGATCAAGGTTATTCCTAGCTTAGCCTTACTAATCGATGAACAGCCCGAGACGGCGATTGCAGACATGAGTCAGGCCAAAAATGTACTCAACTGGATTTTCCAGGAGTTTATTAAGTTTTGTACTACTCCATCCCATCCCTTAGTGATTTTCTTAGATGACTTACAGTGGGCCGATCAGGCTAGCCTGGAGTTAATGACCTATTTAATGACACAGCCTAGTATCAAACATTTACTATGGATAGGTGCTTATAGGGATACAGAGGTCACCCCTTCTCATCCAGCCCTACAGTCCATTACTGCTTTACAAGAAGCGTCTATCACCGTCCAAACGCTCACGCTCGCACCACTGCAACTTAAAAATTTGTGTCAGTGGATCACCGATAGTTTGCACAAATCCATCATGGATGCTCAACCGCTGGTTGAACTAATTTTTCAAAAAACAGCAGGAAATCCCTTTTTTGTCAAATTATTTTTACAATCTCTGTATGATGAGCAGTTGTTAACCTTTGCTCCACAAAGCCACTGGCAATGGGATCTCGATAAAATCCGTCAACATCCAGCAACAGAGAATGTGATTACCCTGATGACTTACCAAATTCAACAACTACCAGTTTCCACTCAACAGGCTTTAAGTATAGCCAGCTGTATAGGTCATCGTCTGGTATTAAGTACCTTACAAACGGCGATGGCTTGTTCGCATCAGGAGTTAGAAAAGTCCTTACAACCAGCCTTAAATAGTGGTATTTTGATACAGACTGACCATGAAATATATTTTGCTCATGATCGGGTGCAAGAGGCGGCCTATCATTTATTACCAGAAACTATCAAAACCCGTACACATTTAATGATTGGAAGACGGTTACTCGTTAGCCCCACCAGTGAAGAAAAGTTACTGTCGGATATTGTTGCCCAATTTAATCGGTGCTGTTCCCTGGTAACCGATTCCCAAGAACGCCTGCACATAGCGCGTTTAAACCTGAAATCAGGACAAAAGGCTAAGCAATCCACCGCCTATGGGGTGGCATTAGATTACCTGCATACTATCCCAAAATGGATCGACACAGAGATACTCTGGCAATCCGATTATCCACTGGCCTTTACCTTCCATAAAGAACTAGCCGAAGTAGAATATTTAGGTGGCTACATGGACACCTCACAAGCTATCATTGCCGATATGCAGCCTCGCTTGCAATCCAATTTGGATAAAGTTGATATTTATCATTTACTTATCATTCAAAAGACGCTTCAGGGTCACTATCAAGAAGCGATTGCTCTTGGCCACAAAACTCTACAATTACTTGGTATTTGGTTACCATTAGATAATCTGACTGAATTTATCCAAAAAGCAACTGATGATATAAAACAAAAACTCCATAATATTCCTTTGTCCTCTTTATTAAATGCACCACTCGTCGTTGAACCTGAGAAGAAGGCCCTATTGAAAATATTAGAAAGTCTCGTGGCCGCATGTTACTTTGCTGGATCAGAATTATTGACCGCTGCTACATTGATGTCCATCGACCTAGCGTTAACCTATGGGCACGCTCCTGAATCTTGCCTGGGGTATACAGTATATGGATCATTACTTTGTAATAGGTTTGAAGAACATGCTTTAGGCTATGAATTTGGCCAGTTATCTATTCAGCTGGCAAAAAAACTACAGGCGCCCGCTCAACACTGTAAAAGTTTACTTATTATGTTAGCTCTTATTTCCCCCTGGTCAAAATCCATTCAACAGTTACCTGCTTTATTGACTGATGGTTATAAAGTGGGACTGGCGTGTGGGGAACTCGAATATGCCGGTCACTGTGTATCTATGAAGGCACAGTTGCTATTTTATCAGGGTATGTCTTTAGCCAAGGTGCAACAAGAGATATTGCCACTGCTACAATTTACATACAACACGAAAAACCAAGTGGCCATTAATACCATTCAAACAGTACAGAGGCTGGTAGTAAATTTAATAGGAAATACCTTGGATGAATGGAATTTTGATGCTGATGCTATTACTGAAGCTAGATTTAAAAAGAGTTGTCAACAAGCAAGCAGCTTTTATTCCTTATGTCTCTACCAAATTCTCAAAGCCCAGACCTTTTATCTCTATGGCCACTTTAAACAAGCGTTTGGCCAGTTGGCCTTGGTAAAACAACATTTAGTGCTTATCCTTAGTCAATATGCCACAGCACTATTTAACTGGTATGATTCTTTGGTACGTTTAGCCCTTTATCCAACATCTTCTATTGCAGACCAGCAAATTTACCTTCAACAAGTAATTAAAAATCAACAACAGATGCAGAAATGGCAAGCTAGTTGTCCAGCAAACTTTGCTCATAAATATGCATTAGTTGAAGCCGAAATTTTTAAGCTACAAGAAAATTATCAGCAAGCAGAAGCCTACTATGACCAAGCTATCGAGTTAGCTGATCGGCATGGGTTTATTCAAGAAAAAGCATTGGCAGCTGAATTAGCTGCTAAATATTGGCTGACAAGAGGTAAAACCTTGTCAGCACAAGGGTATCTCAATACAGCCTTTAATGGCTATAAGCAATGGGGGGCTAAACGTAAACTAATGCAGTTTAAAACACAATATGAATATTTATTAAAAGACCTTGTACCTCCTAGTTTGAGTTATTTAACGGTCAATCAAGAAACCACTCTAAGTAGTAATACCTTAAGGTATTTAGATTTATCCAGCATCTTAAAAGCTTCACAAACTATTTCCAGTGAAATTGAGTTGCCCAAACTCTTACGTAATATGATGCAAATTATCATTGAAAATGCCGGTGCCCAGCAAGGCGCAGTATTATTTGTAGAGGCAGGCGATACTGTTGTCGTACAAGCAGAATATGCTAGCGACAATACTATCACTACACTGCAGAAGATACCCCTGGCTGATTGGGAGCATGGGGCACATACAGTCATCCAGTATGTCAAACGCCTTCATCAATCCGTTGTATTAGACAATGCCACAATCCATGAGCAATTTAAAATTGATCCATATATTAACCGAACGCAGGCGAAATCTATTTTATGTATTCCTCTGCTGAAGCAAACCGAACTGCGAGCCATCTTATATCTAGAAAACAACCTGATGACCCATGCCTTTACTCCTGAACACATGCAAACTGTGTTAATTTTAACAGCACAGATCGCTATTTCCTTAGAAAATGCTCGGTATGTTGCTGAACAACTGGCATTAACGCAACAGTTAGCTGAGCAATCCACCCGTAGAAAAATAGCAGAAGAATCTTTACATGTGGTAACCCATGATTTGAAATTAGCCTTAGAAGCTTCCCAAGCAGGTACCTGGAGCTGGTGGATTGATAGTAATAAAGTTGTATGGGATGCCACTATGTATGCTTTATTCGGTTTAACACCTGATACCTTTAGGGGAACATTTGAAGAAGTTAGGGAGCGAGTGCATCCTGAAGATAAAGAACAGTTTGAAAAAAATATTGATAATTGTGTTAAACAAAGCACTCCTCATAGTATAGATTATCGAGTTATATGGCCAGATGGTAGCCAGCATATGATCACAGCTCATGGACAGGTTTATCGTGATACAACCTCTGGTAGTCCGATAAAAATGACAGGGGTATGCTTAGACATAACTGAGCGTAAAAAGTTAGAACAAGATCGGCTGGAAGCGTTACAGCAAGCAAAAGAAAAAGAACAGCAACGGGCAGATGAAGCCGAGCGTTACTTCAAACAGCAAGAAGAGTTTATTAATACCGTTTGTCATGAAATTCGCAATCCCATGAATGGCATTTCTAACACAGTAGTTTTTTTGGAGGAAAAGATAACTTCATTAAAAAAACTTAAAGAAAGCTTACCGGGTTCTTTTCAGCCAGAATTAAAGGAACTTTTGCCAACACTGGAAGAGGACATCCAGACGATTCAGCACTGCGTTAATCATCAGTTAGTTGTTATTAATGGGGTTCTCAATTTGTCTAGATTGGAAGCAGGAAAAGAGAAATTGCTCCTCAAGCCATTTAAACCCAAAACAATCATTGAAGAGAGTATTCTCCTGTTTACATCTCAATTAAAGACCAAGCAGCTTAACTTAATTATAGACCTACCCAAGCAGGCTATAGCCATTCAGGGGGATCCTGAACGCTTCAAAATGATTTTAATTAATTTAATTTCCAATGCCATTAAGTTTACTGAAAAAGGACATATCAAAATTAGCTTCCAAACCCAAGCCGTTGATTCGACCCATGTGGAATTAGTCATCCGCGTGGAAGATACAGGCATTGGCATGACCCCTGAGGAACAATCGTGTTTATTTCAACGTTTTTCACGCCCGCTCTCTTCCCAATATGAAGGTTCCGGGTTAGGGCTTGCCATTAGCAAAAAATTACTCGATTTGATGGGAGGTACTATTCAAGTGGATAGTGTAAAAGGACAAGGTTCGACCTTTACCATCCATTTAACGTGCGAGATGGTTGATATAGGAGAAAAATTGATCTACCAAAAACCACCTGCTCCTTTGCCCATTTTACCCCCTATAGCAGTAAAGCATATTCTCATAGTCGAAGATAATATAGTGAACCAAAAAATTCTACGTAGGCAATTAGAAGCAGCAGGATACACCTGTATGGTAGCTGACAACGGCCAAAAAGCAATCGAAGCCATTGGAGCGATCGAGGAAGTTGAAACTCTCGAACAATGGAATTTAGCAGCATTTGATCTAATCTTGATGGATCTGGAAATGCCCGTGATGGGTGGCATAGAGGCAACTGGATGGATTCGTAAAAAAGAACAGCAACTAGGCGTACCTTCCATACCTATTATTGGCTTATCAGCTTACGCAGAAGAGATCTATGGTGAAACAGCTAAAAAAGCTGGTATGGATGCCTACAATACCAAGCCTTACCGGAAAGAAGAATTGTTGAAGACGATCCAATCCTTGCTATCTCGCCCTCTGGAGCCTGCTTCAGAATAA